A window of Candidatus Hydrogenedens sp. contains these coding sequences:
- a CDS encoding pyruvate ferredoxin oxidoreductase translates to MTVLNNEKTINIHNHSSNPKAYPPGEYVLTGNQSAAIGAFLCGVQVIAAYPITPQSPVVEDLAKFVEDGELPAEFVPVESEHSAMGVCIGASIAGARVFTATSANGLAYMCEQLHWASGSRLPIVMACVNRAMAAPWSVLNDQQDSMSQRDAGWIQLFCKDNQEIIDTIIQAYRIAEKVYLPVMVCYDGYILSHTVMPLEVPDGNKVKNFLPSYTPHTPLDINNPVNINPVTLAEPRYNAEGVLCHGYMEHKYLHHKALRDSLNTIEEVDLEYKDIFGRSAGGLFSLYKTDDAEVVIVCAGSLSKMNILVVDMLREQNVPIGLVSLRSYRPFPNQKLSSALKNKKLILTIDKSLSYGYQGPICIDVKSCLLEAGISSIVISFIAGLGGRDIKPYEIAETAYDYWNKYLNKGLTPENIYESQWINCKY, encoded by the coding sequence ATGACAGTTCTGAACAACGAAAAAACGATTAATATTCACAATCACTCATCAAATCCTAAAGCATATCCTCCCGGGGAATATGTGCTTACGGGGAATCAATCTGCCGCTATTGGAGCGTTTCTTTGTGGAGTGCAGGTTATCGCCGCATATCCTATCACTCCCCAATCACCCGTTGTAGAAGATTTGGCTAAGTTTGTAGAAGATGGAGAATTACCTGCAGAATTTGTTCCTGTAGAGAGTGAACATAGTGCCATGGGGGTATGTATAGGTGCTTCAATTGCTGGTGCTCGTGTTTTCACGGCAACAAGTGCCAATGGATTGGCATACATGTGCGAACAACTTCATTGGGCATCGGGTTCGCGTTTGCCTATCGTAATGGCTTGCGTAAATCGGGCAATGGCGGCACCATGGAGTGTTCTTAATGACCAACAGGATTCCATGTCTCAAAGAGACGCAGGATGGATACAATTATTTTGTAAAGATAATCAGGAAATAATTGATACGATTATACAGGCATATCGTATTGCAGAAAAAGTATATCTTCCGGTTATGGTTTGTTATGATGGTTATATACTTTCTCACACTGTAATGCCTCTTGAAGTTCCCGATGGTAATAAGGTAAAAAATTTTTTACCGTCTTACACACCCCATACTCCATTAGATATAAATAATCCGGTTAATATCAATCCTGTTACTCTTGCCGAGCCCAGATACAATGCAGAGGGGGTTCTCTGCCATGGATATATGGAACACAAATATCTTCATCATAAAGCCCTTCGGGATAGCCTAAATACAATTGAAGAAGTTGATTTGGAATATAAAGATATCTTTGGCAGAAGTGCCGGAGGATTATTTTCACTTTATAAAACCGATGATGCAGAAGTTGTAATTGTTTGTGCTGGTAGTTTGTCTAAAATGAACATTTTAGTCGTGGACATGTTACGAGAACAAAATGTCCCCATAGGATTGGTTTCTTTAAGGTCATATAGGCCTTTTCCTAATCAAAAACTATCGTCAGCATTAAAAAACAAAAAACTCATATTAACCATTGATAAAAGTCTTAGTTATGGATATCAGGGTCCTATATGTATTGATGTAAAATCCTGTTTGCTTGAAGCAGGTATTTCCTCTATCGTTATCAGTTTTATAGCAGGACTTGGTGGAAGAGATATAAAACCTTATGAAATAGCAGAAACAGCATACGATTACTGGAATAAGTATTTAAATAAGGGATTAACCCCTGAAAATATATACGAATCCCAATGGATTAACTGTAAATATTAG
- a CDS encoding DUF3299 domain-containing protein, with the protein MRFRAKRDLTIFVGVIFIISVVALMNNFFERSSLAERSEKWRQMVEKEREKKGIDIISWKLLQKTKGNMRTGPTFDEALLPYDKQNIHIVGFMVPLNEFRNIKEFLLLPLPIECYFCQAPPMRDVVIVQMAENEKTNLYREPVLINGTLNLQKGKGVKFFYIVTDARIGPAKEGGQLTIKTVQPQHMMHVQPAPQEQLLEGVESPSSTGTTENTNK; encoded by the coding sequence ATGAGATTCAGAGCCAAAAGAGATTTAACTATTTTTGTAGGGGTTATTTTTATTATTTCTGTTGTTGCTTTAATGAATAACTTTTTTGAACGAAGCAGTTTAGCAGAACGAAGTGAAAAATGGAGACAGATGGTAGAAAAGGAAAGGGAGAAAAAGGGTATTGACATAATTTCATGGAAATTATTACAAAAGACAAAAGGAAATATGCGAACCGGACCTACTTTTGATGAAGCACTTTTACCTTATGATAAACAAAATATACATATTGTTGGTTTTATGGTACCTTTAAATGAATTCCGTAATATAAAAGAATTCTTACTACTACCATTACCCATAGAATGTTATTTTTGTCAGGCTCCACCCATGAGAGATGTTGTTATTGTGCAAATGGCTGAAAATGAAAAGACCAACTTATATAGAGAACCTGTTCTTATTAATGGCACATTAAATCTTCAAAAGGGGAAAGGTGTTAAGTTTTTCTATATTGTAACCGATGCCCGTATTGGACCAGCGAAAGAAGGTGGGCAACTAACAATTAAAACTGTCCAGCCACAACACATGATGCATGTTCAGCCTGCCCCTCAAGAACAGTTATTAGAAGGGGTGGAATCCCCATCTTCCACGGGAACAACAGAAAATACAAACAAATAA
- a CDS encoding aminotransferase class I/II-fold pyridoxal phosphate-dependent enzyme, which yields MSKKKTKVLNDNTIFHSDTLGMSTQSVHAGEDRTRYADSITTPIVQTSTYVFKNSKEIEDYTKHGKTRFEYGRYGNPTELVAERRLSALEGAEDCLVFGSGMSAITTTILALVRSNDHIVITDDAYKKTLEFCSSYLLRFGVECTIVPFGDYDALEKAIQPNTKFIFSESPTNPYLNIFDLERLHKIAKKYGVLTLIDSTFSTPYNQRPLEFGVDLVLHSCTKYLAGHNDILAGAVLGRSELVEEVRKLHKAMGGVIDPHCCYLLLRGLKTFSLRMERQNNTAMLIARFLEGHPQIKKVYYPGLESHPHHQIAKAQMKGFGGVVTFDIKGNLNTAKKFMDSLQLCYIAPSLGGVETLITHPALVSYYDYTRKERYELGITDTLFRLAVGIEEPEDIIADIDQALKKSVKK from the coding sequence ATGAGTAAAAAGAAAACAAAAGTCTTGAATGATAATACAATATTTCATTCTGATACTCTCGGTATGTCAACCCAGTCTGTACATGCAGGAGAAGACCGTACCCGTTATGCAGACTCAATAACCACTCCTATTGTTCAAACCAGCACCTATGTGTTTAAAAATTCGAAAGAAATCGAAGATTATACGAAACACGGAAAAACACGATTTGAATATGGAAGGTATGGGAATCCAACTGAATTAGTAGCAGAACGAAGACTTTCTGCATTAGAAGGTGCTGAAGATTGTCTTGTCTTCGGTTCTGGCATGAGTGCCATTACCACAACAATTCTTGCTCTTGTTCGTAGTAATGACCATATCGTTATTACAGATGATGCCTATAAAAAAACATTGGAGTTTTGTAGTTCCTATCTTCTACGATTTGGAGTTGAATGCACCATAGTCCCCTTTGGTGATTATGATGCTCTTGAAAAAGCCATTCAACCCAATACAAAATTTATCTTTTCTGAATCCCCAACCAATCCTTATTTAAATATATTTGACCTGGAAAGACTTCACAAAATTGCAAAAAAATACGGGGTTTTAACTTTAATTGATTCTACTTTTAGCACACCTTATAATCAAAGACCTTTAGAGTTCGGTGTGGACCTTGTTTTACATAGTTGCACGAAATATCTTGCAGGGCATAATGATATATTAGCTGGAGCGGTATTAGGCCGTAGTGAATTGGTAGAAGAAGTAAGAAAACTCCATAAAGCAATGGGAGGGGTTATTGACCCGCATTGTTGTTATCTTCTTTTGAGAGGCTTGAAAACTTTTTCTTTAAGAATGGAAAGACAAAACAATACCGCTATGTTAATAGCGAGATTTTTAGAAGGTCATCCACAAATTAAAAAGGTATATTATCCAGGATTAGAAAGCCATCCACACCATCAGATAGCCAAAGCACAAATGAAAGGATTTGGCGGAGTTGTAACATTTGACATAAAAGGGAATTTAAATACTGCAAAAAAATTCATGGATTCATTACAACTATGCTATATTGCCCCGAGTTTAGGTGGTGTGGAAACGCTCATTACTCATCCTGCCCTTGTTAGTTATTACGATTACACACGAAAAGAAAGATATGAATTAGGTATAACAGATACCTTATTCCGTCTGGCTGTAGGGATTGAAGAACCTGAGGATATTATTGCGGATATTGACCAGGCATTAAAAAAGAGTGTAAAAAAATAG
- a CDS encoding thiamine pyrophosphate-dependent enzyme, with protein MTSILELPVDEYMLPGNRSCAGCGLGIGLRYILKALEGKCVMTVPASCLTVLGGMYPVSSVTVPWINSVFPGTAAMASGVVAGLKALKKEDITVLAMAGDGGTYDIGIQALSGAAERNANFLFICYDNEAYMNTGTQRSGATPKGVKTTTTPIIGKMHSPKDMGQIMEAHHIPYVATTCVSYPTDLYDKVKKARGIYGLRYIHLCVPCPSGWQYDPQNTVTIGQLAVETGAVVLYEIENGIFRLTGRSRRLAKDGKLKPLTEYLSAQKRFGNINSDVLEELQEYINKRWEEFIAKDKTLC; from the coding sequence ATGACTTCGATACTTGAATTACCTGTTGATGAATACATGTTGCCAGGCAACCGTTCCTGTGCGGGATGCGGTCTTGGAATAGGTTTGCGATATATTTTAAAGGCATTAGAAGGCAAATGCGTTATGACTGTTCCTGCTTCCTGTCTTACGGTATTAGGGGGAATGTACCCTGTTTCTTCCGTTACGGTACCCTGGATTAATTCCGTTTTCCCGGGCACAGCGGCTATGGCATCAGGTGTCGTAGCAGGATTAAAAGCCTTAAAAAAGGAAGATATTACCGTATTAGCAATGGCTGGAGATGGTGGAACTTATGATATTGGTATTCAGGCTCTCAGTGGTGCAGCTGAAAGAAATGCCAACTTTTTATTTATCTGCTACGATAATGAAGCATACATGAATACAGGGACACAGCGGTCAGGTGCCACTCCTAAAGGAGTTAAAACGACAACAACTCCTATAATTGGGAAAATGCATAGTCCTAAAGATATGGGACAAATTATGGAGGCACATCATATTCCTTATGTAGCAACGACATGTGTATCTTACCCCACAGACTTATATGACAAAGTAAAAAAAGCAAGGGGGATATATGGATTAAGATATATTCATCTCTGCGTTCCCTGTCCCTCTGGCTGGCAATATGACCCTCAAAATACGGTAACAATTGGACAACTGGCTGTAGAAACAGGGGCGGTTGTTCTGTATGAAATTGAAAACGGGATATTTCGCTTGACAGGACGAAGTAGACGACTTGCTAAAGATGGCAAATTAAAACCCCTTACAGAATACTTATCTGCTCAAAAACGATTTGGAAATATCAATTCTGATGTATTAGAGGAATTACAGGAATATATCAACAAACGATGGGAAGAATTTATAGCAAAAGATAAAACGCTTTGTTGA
- the mutL gene encoding DNA mismatch repair endonuclease MutL — MSDKENKIRVLPEEITNKIAAGEVVERPASVVKELIENSIDAGAKRITIRLSASGLRLIEVIDDGIGMSEQDAILAIERHATSKITSAKDLEAIHTFGFRGEALSSISAVSQFVLTTKRLQDNTGTQIVVNGGILKSVSSVGSPQGTKISVNRLFFNTPVRLKFLKGLTTELSHCIDIVQKYALAHEDVGFKLFHNDKLLFDIPPGINLYNRISLIWGKSTVSEMLHIKPVTHNLFSNESEVMPITIYGYVGLPSLTRSHRSHQLFFVNKRPVSSRTLQYSLEEAYRNLVMVGRYPVAILFIELPPQWVDVNIHPTKKEIKFRDERIISKHIVTTLRNQLSLIPGQKHYDSPQITPQITEKQQPVPAVSAYSNIDTSSTFIDNSDIEAIPKSTNDSVENEPVESQQKTITEDTHIFFNTDRDKTHISSNEKQAQEEQPSLLPHPIFSEFVPGEEIPIQVFDSYLVLPEKDRILIIDQHALHERLNFEQLKKELQEKDFVFQQLVIPILIEVPSNYFKILEDKKEIFQKIGIDIEPFGENTFQITSICELYDEGKIKDIVFELLEEMVQGDLFEKENYFESLLSIATKACKKSVKAGDKLEPMERLYLIKGFKSLTPPYTCPHGRPILIELTLQQMEKSFRRRQ, encoded by the coding sequence ATGTCAGACAAAGAAAATAAAATAAGAGTACTTCCTGAAGAAATAACTAACAAGATTGCCGCTGGAGAAGTTGTTGAAAGACCTGCATCTGTTGTAAAAGAACTCATTGAAAATAGCATAGATGCTGGGGCAAAACGAATTACAATTCGTCTTTCTGCATCCGGTTTAAGGCTTATTGAAGTTATTGATGATGGTATCGGAATGTCTGAACAAGACGCCATTCTTGCTATAGAGAGACATGCGACAAGTAAAATTACCTCAGCGAAAGATCTCGAAGCGATACATACCTTTGGATTTCGTGGTGAAGCATTGAGCAGTATTTCTGCTGTATCTCAGTTTGTTTTAACCACAAAACGATTGCAGGATAATACAGGCACGCAAATTGTTGTTAATGGTGGCATATTAAAATCTGTTTCCTCTGTAGGTAGCCCACAGGGAACAAAAATCTCTGTAAATCGCCTCTTTTTTAATACCCCTGTAAGGTTAAAATTCTTAAAAGGCTTAACTACAGAATTAAGCCATTGTATTGATATTGTCCAGAAATATGCCCTTGCTCATGAAGATGTTGGTTTTAAATTATTCCATAACGACAAACTTCTTTTTGATATTCCCCCTGGCATAAATTTATACAATAGGATTTCTCTTATTTGGGGTAAGTCTACTGTATCAGAGATGTTACACATAAAACCTGTAACTCATAATCTTTTCTCTAACGAATCCGAAGTTATGCCTATTACTATTTATGGGTATGTTGGATTACCTTCTCTGACTCGTTCTCATCGTTCCCATCAATTATTTTTTGTCAATAAAAGGCCTGTTTCCAGTCGAACTTTACAATACAGTCTGGAAGAAGCCTATAGAAACCTTGTTATGGTGGGCAGATACCCTGTCGCTATTCTTTTTATAGAACTACCTCCACAATGGGTTGATGTCAACATTCATCCTACTAAAAAAGAAATTAAATTTAGAGATGAAAGAATTATTTCCAAGCATATCGTAACAACTCTTCGTAATCAATTATCCCTCATACCGGGACAAAAACATTACGATTCCCCACAAATAACCCCACAAATAACTGAAAAGCAACAACCCGTTCCTGCTGTTTCGGCTTATTCTAATATAGATACCTCATCTACATTTATCGATAACTCCGATATTGAGGCGATTCCTAAAAGCACTAATGATTCGGTAGAAAATGAACCTGTAGAATCTCAACAAAAAACCATTACAGAAGATACCCATATTTTTTTTAATACGGATAGGGACAAAACACATATTTCTTCAAATGAGAAACAAGCACAAGAGGAGCAACCTTCACTTTTACCCCATCCCATTTTTTCCGAATTTGTTCCGGGAGAAGAAATTCCAATACAAGTTTTTGATTCTTATTTAGTTCTTCCGGAAAAAGACCGTATTTTAATTATTGACCAACATGCTCTACATGAACGATTAAATTTTGAACAGTTAAAGAAAGAATTGCAGGAAAAGGATTTTGTCTTTCAGCAGCTTGTTATACCTATTCTTATAGAAGTTCCATCTAATTATTTTAAGATTTTGGAAGATAAAAAGGAAATATTCCAAAAGATAGGTATTGATATTGAACCCTTTGGAGAAAACACATTTCAAATAACATCTATATGTGAATTATATGATGAAGGTAAAATAAAAGATATTGTTTTTGAACTACTTGAAGAAATGGTACAGGGCGATTTGTTTGAAAAAGAAAATTATTTTGAATCCCTATTGAGTATTGCAACTAAAGCATGTAAAAAATCAGTTAAAGCAGGCGATAAATTAGAACCTATGGAACGATTGTATTTAATAAAAGGATTTAAATCCCTAACACCTCCATATACATGCCCTCACGGAAGGCCTATTTTAATAGAATTAACCTTGCAACAAATGGAAAAAAGCTTCCGGAGAAGACAGTAA
- a CDS encoding amino acid-binding protein yields MGYEIKKVDVWSVEILDQPGGLSNVLQPLVEVGANLNFLLARRTSSGKGVAFLCPLEGTAVIKKAKLLGFQKNKDISVLKITGPDKVGLGLLLVKTLASAGINIRGISASSIGKNCSIWISFDNSKDSNKALKLIQKILSK; encoded by the coding sequence ATGGGATATGAAATTAAAAAGGTAGATGTTTGGTCTGTAGAAATATTAGACCAGCCCGGTGGCTTAAGTAATGTACTTCAGCCTCTTGTGGAAGTCGGAGCTAATCTTAACTTTTTATTAGCCCGCAGAACCTCTTCGGGTAAAGGAGTTGCATTTTTATGTCCGTTAGAAGGGACAGCTGTTATTAAAAAAGCAAAGTTGTTAGGTTTTCAAAAAAATAAAGATATTTCGGTATTAAAAATAACAGGACCAGATAAAGTAGGTTTGGGTTTACTGCTGGTAAAGACACTTGCATCGGCAGGGATTAATATCCGTGGTATATCTGCTTCTTCTATCGGTAAAAATTGCAGTATATGGATTTCTTTTGATAACAGCAAAGATTCAAATAAAGCACTGAAATTAATCCAAAAGATTCTGTCAAAATAG
- a CDS encoding 2-oxoacid:acceptor oxidoreductase family protein: MEQYKEVSNFFRNYKKDNIIQIRWHGRGGQGAVTSAKILAVAGFISGYKGVTSAPFFGAERRGAPVIATTKLSKDVICDFSQIDSPDIVVILDNTLLKSTNITQGLKSHGWVVLNTPPQFEYDFLQNHFNFIRVNATKIAEEAGLIYAGIPLVNTPMLGTFLHILPNIDFSHIHRALEQFFSPKAVSKNFDVISRVYKECIVEKSESNFQELQKS; the protein is encoded by the coding sequence ATGGAGCAGTATAAAGAAGTTTCTAATTTTTTCCGAAATTATAAAAAAGACAATATAATACAAATACGATGGCATGGTAGAGGTGGACAGGGTGCTGTAACATCCGCAAAAATTCTTGCAGTGGCGGGATTTATTTCGGGTTACAAAGGTGTTACTTCTGCCCCATTTTTTGGTGCTGAAAGAAGAGGTGCCCCTGTAATAGCAACAACAAAATTAAGTAAAGATGTTATTTGCGATTTCAGTCAGATTGATTCGCCGGATATTGTAGTTATACTCGATAATACATTGTTAAAATCCACAAATATTACTCAGGGATTGAAATCCCATGGATGGGTTGTTTTAAACACTCCGCCGCAATTTGAATATGACTTTTTACAAAATCACTTTAATTTTATAAGGGTAAATGCAACAAAGATTGCAGAGGAAGCGGGGCTTATCTATGCAGGGATACCATTAGTAAACACCCCTATGTTAGGGACTTTTCTTCATATCTTACCGAATATAGACTTTTCACATATTCACAGAGCATTAGAACAATTTTTTTCTCCTAAGGCGGTATCAAAGAATTTTGATGTTATTTCCCGTGTTTATAAAGAATGTATTGTAGAGAAATCAGAAAGTAATTTTCAGGAGTTACAAAAATCATGA
- the miaA gene encoding tRNA (adenosine(37)-N6)-dimethylallyltransferase MiaA — protein sequence MDAIAVVGPTASGKTALSIRLAEEFNSEIISSDSMQFYQGMEIGTAVPSTEIRKRIPHHFLVFVPPDFRMNAGIFQELARRELNRIKNEGKVPIIVGGSGLYTSALIDGLFEGPASSEDIRKRLKKQLVEQGPEHLVKILKDVDPVYFSKLTSPNDIVRVIRALEVYELTGIPFSEWHRQHQQQAQPLNVLQIAINWERDILYERINNRVDEMIKEGWIDEVKILLEKGYEKDIYRLKALGYREIVYFLKGMQDISTTMCNIKLHHRRYAKRQITWFRSDKRVNWIDANPIKSINDLLYSIYPLIENFNKNNLPETYPCFLFRNY from the coding sequence ATGGATGCAATAGCCGTAGTAGGACCCACCGCATCTGGGAAAACAGCTCTTTCTATTCGACTGGCAGAAGAATTTAATAGTGAAATTATTTCCTCGGATTCCATGCAGTTTTATCAAGGTATGGAGATTGGGACAGCTGTTCCATCTACGGAAATAAGGAAAAGAATACCCCATCATTTTTTAGTTTTTGTTCCTCCTGATTTCCGTATGAATGCGGGTATATTTCAGGAATTAGCGAGAAGAGAATTGAATAGAATTAAAAATGAGGGAAAGGTTCCTATTATTGTGGGTGGTTCGGGTCTTTACACATCTGCTCTCATAGATGGATTATTCGAAGGCCCTGCCTCTTCTGAGGATATAAGAAAAAGACTAAAAAAACAATTGGTGGAACAGGGGCCAGAACATCTTGTAAAAATATTAAAAGATGTTGACCCTGTATACTTTTCAAAATTAACAAGTCCTAATGATATTGTTCGTGTTATTCGAGCATTAGAAGTATATGAGTTAACAGGAATTCCCTTTTCTGAATGGCACAGACAACATCAACAACAAGCCCAGCCCCTAAATGTATTACAAATTGCGATAAATTGGGAACGAGATATTTTGTATGAGCGAATTAATAATCGAGTAGATGAAATGATCAAAGAAGGTTGGATAGATGAGGTAAAAATTCTATTAGAAAAAGGTTATGAAAAAGATATATACCGATTAAAAGCATTGGGATATAGAGAAATTGTTTACTTTTTGAAGGGGATGCAAGACATTTCTACGACTATGTGCAATATAAAATTACATCATCGAAGATATGCGAAACGCCAGATAACATGGTTTCGGTCTGACAAAAGGGTAAACTGGATTGATGCAAACCCCATCAAATCTATAAACGACTTATTATATTCTATATATCCTCTTATAGAAAATTTTAATAAAAATAACCTGCCAGAGACATATCCTTGTTTTTTGTTTAGAAATTATTAG
- a CDS encoding anaerobic sulfatase maturase, protein MDKTIPFHVMAKPASSACNLRCIYCFYYEKKNIFKKQKIMSDEILNRYIEDYIKSNPAEEVIFGWQGGEPTLVGLPFFVKVVELQEKYKGSKKILNTLQTNGILLDKDWANFLKSNRFLVGISIDGPEEINNQFRVDSNGVGTFEKVIQVVQLLKEEKVEFNTLTCVHRKNWMKGKEIYQFLKSIGSQFLQFIPIVERMGDSRSDGLKLVHPGDEEAEITNWSILPEQWGYFLNAIFDEWVRQDVGKIFVQMFDMTLAGWMGIEPPLCIHSKNCGKAVILESNGDVYSCDHFVYPEYRLGNILETSLSEMINSEFQDNFAREKSNLTNKCRRCKYLFLCNGACPKHRFIKIPGEVTKQNYLCKGYFNFFKHTEPYMQYMANQLRKGQAPANIMNEIRGKQKTNSISNINPNDLCPCGSGKKFKKCCGANREI, encoded by the coding sequence ATGGATAAAACAATTCCTTTTCATGTAATGGCAAAACCTGCAAGTTCTGCTTGTAATCTAAGATGTATCTATTGCTTTTATTACGAAAAGAAAAATATTTTCAAAAAGCAAAAAATAATGTCGGATGAAATACTGAATCGTTATATTGAGGATTATATTAAAAGCAACCCCGCAGAAGAAGTTATTTTTGGATGGCAAGGAGGAGAACCCACATTAGTAGGACTTCCATTCTTTGTAAAAGTTGTTGAATTGCAGGAAAAATATAAAGGCTCTAAAAAAATATTGAATACATTACAAACCAATGGAATATTATTAGATAAAGACTGGGCAAATTTCTTAAAGAGCAATCGTTTTTTAGTAGGTATTTCTATTGACGGACCGGAAGAAATTAATAATCAATTTCGGGTAGATAGTAATGGAGTGGGAACATTTGAGAAAGTGATACAGGTAGTTCAACTATTAAAGGAAGAGAAAGTAGAATTTAATACACTTACTTGTGTTCATCGAAAAAACTGGATGAAAGGAAAAGAAATATATCAATTTTTGAAATCTATTGGAAGTCAGTTTTTGCAATTTATCCCTATTGTAGAAAGAATGGGAGACAGTCGTTCTGATGGATTAAAATTGGTACACCCGGGTGATGAGGAAGCAGAAATAACCAATTGGTCAATATTACCAGAACAATGGGGATATTTCCTGAATGCCATTTTTGATGAATGGGTAAGGCAGGATGTTGGAAAAATATTTGTGCAGATGTTTGATATGACCCTTGCAGGGTGGATGGGTATCGAACCTCCTTTATGTATTCATAGTAAAAATTGCGGCAAAGCTGTTATTTTAGAATCGAATGGGGATGTATATTCCTGTGACCATTTTGTATATCCCGAATATCGTCTTGGGAATATATTGGAAACATCATTATCAGAGATGATAAATTCAGAATTTCAGGATAATTTTGCCCGTGAGAAATCAAATTTAACGAATAAATGTCGAAGGTGCAAGTATCTTTTTTTATGTAATGGAGCTTGTCCAAAACATCGTTTTATAAAAATTCCAGGTGAGGTGACAAAGCAAAACTATCTATGCAAAGGATATTTTAATTTCTTCAAGCATACAGAACCCTATATGCAATATATGGCAAATCAACTTCGTAAAGGTCAGGCACCCGCAAATATTATGAATGAGATTCGTGGCAAACAAAAAACAAATTCCATTTCTAATATTAACCCTAATGATTTATGCCCATGTGGGAGTGGAAAGAAATTTAAAAAGTGTTGTGGAGCGAATAGAGAGATATAA
- a CDS encoding 4Fe-4S binding protein codes for MNTRDCGHIISGSSPAKGEAGKTGEWRTQRPVVNKEKCLAAKANKDICYQCWAFCPEGAIERKPGGPVDLTYCKGCGICAQICPADAIQMENEYDSSEQRKND; via the coding sequence ATGAATACACGCGATTGTGGACATATAATATCAGGTTCTTCTCCTGCGAAAGGGGAAGCCGGTAAAACAGGTGAATGGAGAACCCAACGCCCCGTTGTTAATAAAGAAAAATGTTTGGCTGCAAAGGCGAACAAAGATATTTGTTATCAATGTTGGGCTTTTTGTCCAGAAGGTGCTATAGAAAGAAAACCGGGGGGACCTGTAGATTTAACATATTGTAAAGGTTGTGGGATTTGTGCACAAATATGTCCTGCGGACGCTATACAAATGGAAAACGAATATGACAGTTCTGAACAACGAAAAAACGATTAA